From Nicotiana tabacum cultivar K326 chromosome 20, ASM71507v2, whole genome shotgun sequence, one genomic window encodes:
- the LOC142174397 gene encoding uncharacterized protein LOC142174397, whose product MQFNSLVRYAPTIVADMSDRVHQFVSGLEAHLINECTTASLNQGMDIARIQAYAQGLEDRKRQQRANREHDRGKQKRARFAGGGGMAQPTASAWASSSSVRPPRQSMQTSAGRGRGRFGASGSVGQQNRIYALSSRQDLESSPDVVTSIQSVFSTDMYALIDPGSTLSYISPFVASKCDREPELLHKSFEVSTPMDCWTKIVRFNFPSEPIIEWKGDAVAPKGKFISYLKARRMILKGYIYHLVRVHDMEVKSPTLQSVPIVNEFPDVFPDELPGLPPEREINFAIDMLPDTQPISIPPYRMAPAELKELKAQLKDLLNKGFIRPSTSPLGALVLFVRKKDGSLRMCIDYRQLNKVTIKNKSFHELKKRLTSAPVLALPEGFEGYVVYCDASKVGLGCVLMQHGKVIAYASWQSRKHEYNYPTHDIELAVVIFALKIWRHYFYGVHDYDVDILYHPGKANVVADALSRKSMGSLNHVEAGKFEMTKEIYRLANLSVRLHDTGDQGVVVQNIAGSSLVAEVEMRQFEDPELVKIKDSIPFQKKQLFEQSDDGILKYKGRWCVPNVGELR is encoded by the exons ATGCAGTTCAACTCTTTGGTTAGGTATGCTCCTACGATTGTTGCTGATATGAGTGATCGGGTACACCAGTTTGTTAGTGGTTTGGAGGCACacttgataaatgagtgcactacAGCTTCTCTAAACCAAGGAATGGATATTGCCCGTATTCAAGCATATGCACAGGGTCTAGAGGATCGCAAGAGGCAACAACGAGCCAATCGAGAGCATGATAGAGGGAAGCAGAAGAGGGCGCGGTTCGCAG GTGGAGggggtatggctcagccgacggCATCTGCatgggcttcttcttcttcggtaCGTCCTCCTAGGCAGAGTATGCAGACATCAGCTGGCAGGGGTAGGGGAAGATTTGGAGCTTCTGGTTCAGTAGGTCAGCAGAATCGCATATATGCTTTATCGAGTCGTCAGGATTTAGAGTCATCTCCGGACGTGGTTACAAGTATACAATCCGTCTTTTCTACCGATATGTATGCCTTGATAGATCCTGGTTCTACATTATCGTATATCTCCCCCTTCGTTGCTAGTAAATGTGATAGGGAGCCTGAATTGTTGCATAAGTCCTTTGAGGTATCTACACCAATGG ATTGCTGGACAAAGATTGTTCGTTTTAATTTTCCAAGTGAGCCTATTATTGAATGGAAAGGTGATGCTGTAGCGCCTAAGggaaagtttatttcttaccttaaagcTCGAAGGATGATTTTGAAAGGGTACATCTATCATTTGGTACGAGTGCATGATATGGAGGTGAAATCTCCAACTCTTCAATCGGTTCCCATCGTGAATGaatttcctgatgtatttcctgatgaACTTCCTGGTCTTCCTCCGGAAAGAGAAATCAACTTTGCTATTGATATGCTTCCagatactcaaccaatatctattcctccatatagaatggctCCTGccgagttaaaagaattgaaagcccAGTTGAAGGATCTTTTGAATAAGGGCTTTATCAGGCCCAGCACATCTCCCTTGGGTGCACTAGTGTTGTTTGTTCGTAAGAAGGATGGTTcgttaagaatgtgtattgactatcgccaaCTCAACAAAgtgactatcaagaacaa GAGCTTTCATGAGTTGAAGAAACGCTTAACATCAGCACCTGTTCTAGCACTTCCTGAAGGATttgaaggttatgtggtatattgtgatgcatccaaGGTTGGATTGGGATGTGTTCTAATGCAGCATGgaaaagttattgcatatgcttcgtggCAATCGCGGAAGCACGAATACAATTATCCGACTCACGATATTGAGTTAGCAGTCGTTAtatttgccttgaaaatatggcGTCATTATTTTTATGGTGTTCAT gactatgatgtggatattttgtaccatccgggcaaAGCGAATGTGGTAGCTGATGCATTGAGTCGCAAATCCATGGGCAGCTTGAACCATGTAGAAGCTGGGAAATTTGAAATGACTAAGGAGATATATCGATTGGCTAACCTGAGTGTACGGCTACATGATACAGGTGACCAGGGTGTAGTAGTCCAAAATATTGCGGGGTCATCACTGGTAGCTGAGGTAGAAATGCGCCAATTTGAGGATCCggagttagtcaaaattaaaGATAGCATCCCTTTTCAGAAGAAGCAGTTGTTCGAGCAATCTGATGATGGAATTCTAAAATATAAAGGCCGATGGTGTGTACCTAATGTTGGGGAGCTTCGTTAG
- the LOC142174398 gene encoding uncharacterized protein LOC142174398, with translation MDFITGLPNSRRKFNSIWVIVDRLTKSAHFLPVGTTYSAEDYASLYIKEIVRLHGVPFSIISDRGAQFTANFWRSPIGWFDVGETKLLGPELVQQAVEKIVQRIGRVAYKLDLPPELEAIHPIFHISKLRKFLGDPSCISPIEDIEVSENLSYEEIPIAILDHQIRKLRTKEVICLRQIWQLLHIYQPVTVKVKRRAMATPVGVIPLQFPQAILNLIIPAIQKPRL, from the exons atggatttcattacTGGATTGCCCAATTCTCGCCGTAAGTTCAAttctatttgggtcattgtggataggctgacgaaatcagctcactttctCCCAGTTGGGACCACCTATTCAGCTGAAGACTATGCGAgcctgtatatcaaggaaattgtTCGGCTACATGGTGTTCcgttttctattatatctgacagaGGTGCCcaatttacagctaatttctggag ATCTCCTATTGGCTGGTTCGATGTTGGCGAGACAAAGTTGCTAGGACCTGAATTGGTACAACAAGCtgtagaaaag ATTGTTCAGAGAATTGGGCGAGTAGCCTACAAACTTGACCTGCCACCAGAATTAGAAGCAATCCATCCGATATTTCACATTTCCAAGCTTCGGAAATTCTTAGGTGATCCTTCTTGCATCAGCCCTATCGAGGATATTGAAGTTTCCGAGAacttgtcatatgaagaaataccTATTGCCATTCTTGACCATCAAATTCGTAAGCTACGGACTAAAGAG GTGATATGCTTGAGACAAATATGGCAGTTGTTGCACATATATCAACCAGTGACAGTTAAG GTAAAACGGCGAGCAATGGCTACCCCAGTAGGTGTGATCCCACTCCAGTTCCCTCAAGCCATATTAAACCTAATCATTCCT GCAATTCAGAAACCACGGTTGTGA